A window of Mesomycoplasma lagogenitalium contains these coding sequences:
- a CDS encoding 5'-3' exonuclease, producing MNKKILLVDANLLLFKSYFGSFRTELKSDDKIQTFAIHTFFSSLLAAINYVEPTHLYLAFDSPEKTKRHELNPDYKAGRAQAPDDLWEQFQWIKKLLDALKIVHQNIAQYEADDLIATLANRYSNENNQIIVYSDDRDLLQLVSPHISVLTKKNKEFLLKTVDNFKDLEGIEPCQMIDFKAIAGDPSDNLKGVPGIGIIGAKKMLNSHQNLDNIYNSLNDFSAKIQQKLLEGKENAYLCRKMVKLNSNAPIEYNFNDLAFNLTYTLEAEEILNYLNLYWLKERII from the coding sequence AAATTTTATTAGTTGATGCTAATTTACTTTTATTTAAATCGTATTTTGGTTCATTTAGAACAGAATTAAAAAGCGATGATAAAATTCAAACTTTTGCTATTCACACTTTTTTTAGTTCTTTATTAGCAGCAATTAATTATGTAGAACCCACTCATTTGTATTTAGCATTTGATTCGCCAGAAAAAACCAAAAGACATGAATTAAATCCCGATTATAAGGCAGGTAGAGCACAAGCTCCAGATGATTTATGAGAACAATTTCAATGAATTAAAAAACTTTTAGATGCACTTAAAATTGTTCACCAAAATATTGCTCAGTATGAAGCGGATGATTTAATTGCAACATTGGCAAATAGGTATTCAAATGAAAATAATCAAATCATCGTTTATTCAGATGATCGTGATTTATTACAACTAGTTTCACCTCATATTTCAGTTTTAACTAAAAAAAATAAAGAATTTTTATTAAAAACTGTTGATAATTTTAAAGATTTAGAAGGGATTGAGCCTTGTCAAATGATCGATTTTAAAGCAATAGCAGGCGATCCTTCAGATAATTTAAAAGGAGTGCCGGGAATAGGTATTATTGGTGCTAAAAAAATGCTTAATTCACATCAAAATTTAGATAACATTTACAACTCTTTAAATGATTTTAGTGCTAAAATCCAACAAAAATTACTAGAAGGTAAAGAAAATGCCTATTTATGTCGAAAAATGGTTAAATTAAATAGCAATGCTCCTATTGAATACAATTTTAATGATTTAGCATTTAATTTAACTTACACTTTAGAAGCAGAAGAAATTTTAAATTATTTAAATTTATATTGACTTAAAGAAAGAATAATTTAA